One genomic region from Haloterrigena gelatinilytica encodes:
- a CDS encoding outer membrane protein assembly factor BamB family protein — protein MRSPNRDTVSERGCDRSAGLSRRRLLGASAGAAAAGLAGCVGVDLPTTLGGRFDGTEDVSLFQNGLRRLGYYPDETVPESVSVNWSFPINAADHTAAKSSPVPTPDGETIVFAGDTGKVCAYAPSGDLQWATQTDATEKGFHGSAAIVGDVAFIGGYDGDLYALDTESGDMVWRTRSEDGDLDGPLAIGSSPAYHDGSLYLISEYAPPSSGALWEIDPETGDPTWSDDRIWGQAHPSPTIDLETGRILAGSNDGVVYCWEYPSLEFAWSFQADADGEEQAGGAFRKGAQIKGTVAAHDGYGYVGSWDGTFYCLDLEDGSEEWSFETGEVIMSNPAVDTDADVVYMGSDDGYVYALDPASGEELWSTDVGGRVIGALTVTAETVLVGSYDSHLYALDKETGDRRWRVRNRGRVTSAAVPVDGRIYYAERAVFSNYYDDDTETILEEPGHGYCLVGDE, from the coding sequence ATGCGATCTCCGAACCGAGATACGGTCTCCGAACGCGGTTGCGACCGGTCCGCCGGCCTCTCGCGTCGTCGGTTGCTCGGCGCGAGCGCGGGCGCCGCGGCGGCGGGGCTGGCCGGCTGCGTCGGCGTCGACCTGCCGACCACGCTGGGCGGACGCTTCGACGGCACCGAGGACGTGTCGCTGTTCCAGAACGGGCTCCGACGCCTCGGCTACTACCCCGACGAAACCGTCCCGGAGTCGGTGAGCGTCAACTGGTCGTTCCCGATCAACGCCGCCGACCACACGGCCGCCAAGTCGAGTCCCGTCCCGACGCCCGACGGCGAGACGATCGTCTTCGCCGGCGACACCGGCAAGGTGTGCGCCTACGCGCCGTCGGGCGACCTCCAGTGGGCGACCCAGACGGACGCGACCGAAAAGGGCTTTCACGGGTCAGCGGCGATCGTCGGCGACGTCGCCTTCATCGGCGGTTACGACGGCGATCTCTACGCGCTGGATACCGAGAGCGGTGACATGGTCTGGCGAACGCGATCCGAGGACGGCGATCTGGACGGCCCGCTCGCGATCGGTTCGAGTCCCGCCTACCACGACGGCTCCCTCTACCTCATCTCCGAGTACGCCCCGCCCTCCTCCGGCGCGCTCTGGGAGATCGACCCCGAGACCGGCGACCCGACGTGGAGCGACGACCGCATCTGGGGGCAGGCCCACCCCTCGCCGACGATCGATCTCGAGACAGGGCGGATCCTCGCGGGGTCGAACGACGGCGTCGTCTACTGCTGGGAGTACCCCTCCCTCGAGTTCGCGTGGTCGTTTCAGGCCGACGCCGACGGCGAGGAACAGGCGGGCGGCGCCTTCCGCAAGGGCGCCCAGATCAAGGGCACCGTCGCGGCACACGACGGCTACGGCTACGTCGGCAGCTGGGACGGGACCTTCTACTGTCTCGACCTCGAGGACGGCTCGGAGGAGTGGTCGTTCGAGACGGGCGAGGTGATCATGTCGAACCCGGCGGTCGATACCGACGCGGACGTCGTCTACATGGGCAGCGACGACGGCTACGTCTACGCGCTCGATCCGGCCTCGGGCGAGGAGCTGTGGTCGACGGACGTCGGCGGCCGCGTCATCGGCGCGCTGACGGTCACCGCGGAGACGGTACTGGTCGGCTCCTACGATTCGCACCTGTACGCTCTGGATAAGGAGACGGGTGACCGCCGGTGGCGGGTTCGGAACCGCGGTCGAGTCACCAGCGCGGCGGTCCCCGTCGACGGGCGAATCTACTACGCGGAACGGGCCGTCTTCTCGAACTACTACGACGACGACACGGAGACGATCCTCGAGGAACCGGGACACGGGTACTGCCTGGTCGGCGACGAGTAG
- a CDS encoding phosphate uptake regulator PhoU: METRKVQVTGGSTFTVSLPKSWATDNDVSAGTTVEFYPEGDSLLLTPQSETDRQTGTLDVTDLEGERLTRAVMTMYVSGFDIIRLSAGRITTDQRSAIRSATQSLVGVEVLEETTDSVVIQDLLDSSELSIVNAVSRMRLIARAMLEDAVTALVENDDDIAQDVIERDDDVDRLWQVVSRIFRATLRSPRAAEELGVPREDCFDFHSSARQLERVADHAAKISNLALKLEAIPGDVADALVALHDDVADVIEKSMDALVAEDSDEATDLGHAAREAILEIDEHTRTIDDMLRELEPVQAQSLGLIVDSLSRSADYGGNIAETALQKAAPRP, encoded by the coding sequence ATGGAGACGCGCAAGGTGCAGGTGACGGGCGGGTCGACGTTTACCGTCTCGCTGCCGAAATCCTGGGCGACCGACAACGACGTCAGCGCCGGGACGACGGTCGAGTTCTATCCGGAGGGGGACTCGCTGTTGTTGACGCCCCAGAGCGAGACCGATCGCCAGACGGGAACCCTCGACGTCACGGACCTCGAGGGCGAGCGGCTCACCCGAGCCGTGATGACGATGTACGTCAGCGGCTTCGACATCATCCGCCTCTCGGCCGGCCGCATCACGACCGATCAGCGCAGCGCGATCCGGAGCGCGACCCAGAGCCTCGTCGGCGTCGAGGTCTTAGAGGAGACGACCGACAGCGTCGTCATCCAGGACCTGCTCGACTCCTCGGAGCTCTCGATCGTCAACGCCGTCTCGCGGATGCGCCTGATCGCCCGCGCGATGCTCGAGGACGCCGTCACGGCGCTGGTCGAGAACGACGACGACATCGCTCAGGACGTCATCGAACGCGACGACGACGTCGACCGCCTCTGGCAGGTCGTCTCGCGGATCTTCCGCGCGACGCTGCGCTCGCCGCGGGCCGCGGAGGAGCTCGGCGTCCCCCGCGAGGACTGCTTCGACTTCCACTCGAGCGCCCGCCAACTCGAGCGGGTCGCCGACCACGCGGCCAAGATCAGCAACCTCGCGCTCAAACTCGAGGCGATTCCCGGAGACGTCGCCGACGCGCTCGTCGCCCTCCACGACGACGTCGCGGACGTCATCGAGAAGTCGATGGACGCGCTGGTCGCCGAGGACAGCGACGAGGCGACCGACCTCGGCCACGCCGCCCGCGAGGCGATCCTCGAGATCGACGAACACACCCGAACGATCGACGACATGCTTCGAGAACTCGAGCCGGTGCAGGCCCAGTCGCTGGGGCTGATCGTCGACTCGCTGTCTCGAAGCGCCGACTACGGCGGCAACATCGCCGAGACGGCCCTCCAGAAGGCCGCGCCGCGCCCCTGA
- a CDS encoding PstS family phosphate ABC transporter substrate-binding protein → MSRETTASLPTGFGRRDFLAAAGVALSGGLAGCSGVFAAEADQVNVAGSSTVFPVTEAIASAFSEEHPTVNISLSKTGTGGGFGNFFCAGRTDINNASRAVADAEVEQCGNNGITPIEFTVATDALTVVVNPDADWIDCLTVEELREIWRADGAERWSDINEDWPDEEFELYGAATTSGTFDYFNEAVIGEEENHRSDYHATERDRTIVQGVQGSEYAMGYFGFSYYSENPDSIKAISIDNGDGCVEPSIETAMSGEYTPLSRPLYIYVAKESLEKQAVRDFARFYMKQAATDLVSDVGYVPITEENRDENLEKLDAAIAEVTE, encoded by the coding sequence ATGTCGAGAGAAACCACGGCGTCCCTGCCGACCGGCTTCGGTCGGCGTGATTTTCTCGCCGCGGCTGGTGTTGCCCTCTCCGGTGGGTTAGCCGGCTGTAGCGGCGTCTTCGCCGCGGAAGCAGATCAGGTGAACGTCGCGGGGAGCAGCACGGTGTTCCCCGTGACCGAGGCGATCGCTTCCGCGTTCTCCGAAGAGCACCCGACCGTCAACATCTCGCTCAGTAAGACCGGGACTGGCGGCGGGTTCGGGAACTTCTTCTGTGCGGGACGAACCGACATTAATAACGCGAGTCGGGCGGTCGCCGACGCCGAAGTCGAACAGTGTGGGAACAACGGGATCACACCGATAGAGTTCACGGTCGCGACCGACGCGCTGACGGTCGTCGTCAACCCGGACGCGGACTGGATCGACTGTCTCACGGTCGAGGAACTCCGCGAGATCTGGCGGGCCGACGGCGCCGAACGGTGGAGCGATATCAACGAGGACTGGCCCGACGAGGAGTTCGAACTGTACGGGGCCGCGACGACCTCCGGCACGTTCGACTACTTCAACGAGGCCGTTATCGGCGAGGAGGAGAACCACCGTAGCGATTACCACGCGACCGAACGCGACCGAACGATCGTCCAGGGTGTCCAGGGTTCGGAGTACGCGATGGGCTACTTCGGATTCTCGTACTACAGCGAGAACCCGGACTCGATCAAGGCAATCTCGATCGATAACGGCGACGGCTGCGTCGAACCGTCGATCGAGACGGCCATGTCCGGCGAGTACACGCCCCTCTCGCGACCCCTCTACATTTACGTCGCGAAGGAATCGCTCGAGAAGCAGGCGGTCCGGGACTTCGCTCGCTTCTACATGAAACAGGCCGCGACGGACCTCGTCTCCGACGTCGGCTACGTCCCGATCACCGAGGAGAACCGCGACGAGAACCTCGAGAAACTCGACGCCGCGATCGCGGAGGTGACCGAATGA
- the pstA gene encoding phosphate ABC transporter permease PstA: MAADTRDEPADSGFGQISRTKDVSFRLLALAATLVGIVSLAALLLNVAVDAVGWLDWQFLTNPPHPDPFQAGFLPALVGSVAIMLVIALITFPLGVGAAIYLEEYADDGYLTRFIQLNIANLAGVPSVVYGLLGLGLFVGLFSIGYGTVLAAAFTIALLILPIVIISAQEAIRSVPDSQRQASYGMGATKWQTIRNVVLPRAMPGIMTGTILALGRAIGETAPLIMIAAPTTVFGLPNGPFSKVSAMPLQIYNWASYPQTEFQYGVVAAGVVTLLVVLLTINSIAIVIRNRYQQRT, translated from the coding sequence ATGGCGGCCGATACCCGCGACGAACCCGCCGATTCCGGGTTCGGTCAGATCAGCCGGACGAAAGACGTTTCGTTCCGCCTGCTCGCGCTGGCGGCGACGCTCGTCGGCATCGTCTCGCTCGCGGCGTTGCTCCTGAACGTCGCCGTCGACGCCGTCGGCTGGCTCGACTGGCAGTTCCTCACGAACCCGCCCCACCCCGACCCGTTCCAGGCAGGGTTCCTGCCCGCACTCGTCGGCTCCGTCGCAATCATGCTCGTGATCGCGCTGATCACGTTCCCGCTCGGCGTCGGCGCCGCGATCTACCTCGAGGAGTACGCCGACGACGGCTACCTCACGCGGTTCATCCAGCTCAACATCGCGAACCTCGCGGGCGTTCCCTCGGTCGTCTACGGCCTGCTGGGACTGGGGCTGTTCGTCGGCCTCTTTAGCATCGGCTACGGGACGGTGCTGGCGGCCGCGTTCACCATCGCCCTGCTCATCCTGCCGATCGTGATCATCTCGGCCCAGGAGGCGATTCGGTCCGTCCCCGACTCCCAGCGACAGGCGTCCTACGGGATGGGCGCGACGAAGTGGCAGACGATCCGCAACGTCGTCCTGCCGCGGGCGATGCCCGGCATCATGACCGGGACGATCCTCGCGCTCGGCCGCGCGATCGGCGAGACGGCGCCGCTGATCATGATCGCCGCCCCGACGACCGTCTTCGGACTCCCGAACGGTCCCTTCAGCAAGGTCAGCGCCATGCCGCTGCAGATCTACAACTGGGCCTCCTATCCCCAGACCGAATTCCAGTACGGCGTCGTCGCCGCCGGCGTCGTCACGCTGCTCGTCGTCCTGCTGACGATCAACTCGATCGCGATCGTCATTCGGAATCGATATCAACAGCGCACCTGA
- a CDS encoding glycosyl hydrolase family 28-related protein: MSDRTPRLGLETFEEGDAWDHTDTVEAVDRHAIVRGPIADRPDEGEYDDELYHATDQGITWRWDASSEDWTYFGGKGCSEQPIPGTSHFEAAELVHARTEETPVWNVEAHGIEGDGETEVGAAVHDLLADVAEAGGGIVYFPPGRYLLERTPLIGDDTILLGAGRATVLEGTRPDGEDGRALLSNRGYDAVDFDGASNWGICNVRIDSPATNGIMPAHAENVRLERIYGDRIYYHHIDVVSSKNVGIDGYWATRGGEAGSDAPIQFDNQTTEIASNSVWDGGEELLAGSDGTPTRNCILENFEIDPENGPEYGVHIHRNGNESITISDGYISGCLYSAIRGDTGDEIEDLTIDSVSCIENARGISLGHVKGGRRELTVSNVTIRTDNRGLAAGSGLYAAGFDGAEISNTVVDGEFTNAILFDDMGDLKLSAVTAKGARDQAFRFRNNVDATLTTARAADCGDAGVYSGAGSSVAYGGVTFEDVGTETDSDGDGAFREWNASTSS, translated from the coding sequence GTGAGCGATCGAACGCCGCGGCTCGGACTCGAGACGTTCGAGGAGGGCGACGCGTGGGATCACACCGACACGGTCGAAGCCGTCGACCGACACGCGATCGTTCGAGGACCGATCGCCGACCGCCCCGACGAGGGCGAGTACGACGACGAGCTCTACCACGCGACCGATCAGGGGATCACGTGGCGCTGGGACGCCTCGAGCGAGGACTGGACGTACTTCGGCGGCAAGGGCTGTTCGGAGCAGCCGATACCGGGGACGAGTCACTTCGAGGCGGCGGAACTCGTCCACGCGCGCACCGAGGAAACCCCCGTCTGGAACGTCGAAGCACACGGGATCGAGGGCGACGGCGAGACGGAAGTCGGCGCGGCCGTCCACGACCTCCTCGCGGACGTCGCTGAGGCCGGCGGCGGGATCGTCTACTTCCCGCCGGGCCGGTACCTCCTCGAGCGGACGCCGCTGATCGGCGACGATACGATCCTGCTGGGCGCGGGTCGCGCGACGGTCCTCGAGGGAACGCGCCCCGACGGCGAGGACGGCCGGGCGCTGCTCTCCAACAGGGGCTACGACGCGGTCGATTTCGACGGCGCGTCGAACTGGGGGATCTGCAACGTCCGAATCGATTCGCCGGCTACGAACGGGATCATGCCCGCACACGCAGAGAACGTCCGGCTGGAACGGATCTACGGCGACCGGATCTACTACCACCACATCGACGTCGTGTCCTCGAAAAACGTCGGGATCGACGGCTACTGGGCGACTCGAGGCGGCGAGGCCGGCTCGGACGCGCCGATTCAGTTCGACAACCAGACCACGGAGATCGCGTCGAACAGCGTCTGGGACGGCGGCGAGGAGCTGCTGGCCGGGAGCGACGGCACCCCGACGCGGAACTGCATCCTCGAAAACTTCGAGATCGACCCCGAGAACGGTCCGGAGTACGGCGTCCACATCCACCGGAACGGAAACGAGTCGATCACGATCAGCGACGGGTACATCTCCGGCTGCCTCTATTCGGCGATCCGAGGCGACACCGGCGACGAGATCGAGGACCTGACGATCGACTCCGTCTCGTGTATCGAGAACGCGCGGGGGATCTCGCTCGGACACGTCAAGGGCGGCCGCCGAGAGCTGACGGTTTCCAACGTCACGATCAGAACCGACAACAGGGGGCTGGCCGCCGGCTCGGGGCTGTACGCGGCCGGGTTCGACGGCGCCGAGATCTCGAACACCGTCGTCGACGGCGAGTTCACGAACGCGATCCTCTTCGACGACATGGGCGACCTGAAGCTGAGCGCCGTGACGGCCAAAGGCGCGAGGGATCAGGCGTTCCGCTTCCGGAACAACGTCGACGCGACGCTGACGACCGCTCGAGCGGCGGACTGCGGCGATGCGGGCGTCTACTCGGGAGCCGGCAGCAGCGTCGCCTACGGCGGCGTCACGTTCGAGGACGTCGGCACTGAGACCGACTCCGACGGCGACGGGGCGTTTCGGGAGTGGAACGCGTCCACCTCATCGTAA
- the pstB gene encoding phosphate ABC transporter ATP-binding protein PstB has product MTNEQMTSSETESTDDQPAPTPGTDGLVDSADAGAETETDRTLLEARDLDVYYGEERALDSVDIEIPEKQVTAVIGPSGCGKSTFLRCINRMNDLVDAARVEGELLFDGKNVYDDDVDPVALRRKIGMVFQSPNPFPKSIRDNVAYGLKVQGKDRNVDEKVRTALERAALLEEVDGQLDSSGLDLSGGQQQRLCIARAIAPDPDVILMDEPASALDPVATSKIEDLIEDLSEEYTVVIVTHNMQQAARISDKTAVFLTGGELVEFDDTEKIFENPEHDRVEDYITGKFG; this is encoded by the coding sequence ATGACTAACGAACAGATGACTTCCTCGGAAACGGAATCGACCGACGACCAGCCAGCCCCGACGCCGGGAACGGACGGCCTCGTCGACAGCGCCGACGCCGGCGCCGAGACGGAGACCGACCGGACGCTGCTCGAGGCGCGCGACCTCGACGTCTACTACGGCGAGGAGCGAGCGCTCGACAGCGTCGACATCGAGATTCCCGAAAAGCAGGTGACGGCGGTCATCGGTCCCTCGGGCTGCGGGAAATCGACGTTCCTCCGGTGTATCAACCGGATGAACGACCTCGTCGACGCCGCCCGCGTCGAGGGCGAACTGCTGTTCGACGGCAAGAACGTCTACGACGACGACGTCGACCCCGTCGCCCTACGCCGGAAGATCGGGATGGTCTTCCAGTCGCCCAACCCGTTCCCCAAATCGATTCGGGACAACGTCGCCTACGGGCTGAAGGTCCAGGGGAAAGACCGAAACGTCGACGAGAAGGTCCGAACAGCCCTCGAGCGCGCGGCCCTCCTCGAGGAAGTCGACGGTCAACTCGACTCGAGCGGACTGGATCTCTCGGGCGGTCAACAGCAGCGCCTCTGTATCGCCCGCGCGATCGCGCCCGATCCGGACGTGATCCTGATGGACGAACCGGCGTCGGCGCTCGACCCCGTCGCCACCTCGAAGATCGAGGACCTGATCGAGGATCTCTCCGAGGAGTACACGGTCGTCATCGTCACCCACAACATGCAACAGGCCGCCCGCATCTCCGATAAGACGGCGGTCTTCCTCACCGGCGGGGAACTCGTCGAGTTCGACGACACCGAGAAGATCTTCGAGAACCCCGAGCACGACCGCGTCGAGGACTACATCACCGGCAAGTTCGGATAG
- a CDS encoding 30S ribosomal protein S8e, whose protein sequence is MQNQGRSTRKRTGGRLKNVRKRRKNELGRLPTETQVGEPRYRTVDVRGNETKTRALATDVASVNKGGETVSAEIEDVVENDANPNYVRRNIITKGAVIETSEGRARVTSRPGQTGQVNAVLLD, encoded by the coding sequence ATGCAAAACCAGGGACGCTCCACGCGCAAGCGAACCGGTGGCCGACTGAAGAACGTCCGCAAGCGCCGAAAGAACGAGCTCGGACGCCTGCCGACGGAGACGCAGGTCGGCGAGCCCCGATACCGAACCGTCGACGTCCGCGGCAACGAGACGAAGACCCGCGCGCTCGCGACCGACGTCGCCAGCGTCAACAAGGGCGGCGAGACCGTCTCCGCCGAGATCGAGGACGTCGTCGAGAACGACGCCAACCCCAACTACGTCCGCCGAAACATCATCACGAAAGGCGCCGTCATCGAGACCTCGGAAGGCCGCGCTCGCGTCACCTCCCGTCCCGGTCAGACCGGTCAGGTCAACGCCGTTCTGCTCGACTAG
- a CDS encoding metal-dependent hydrolase, with product MVATGVHILLGLALVLLVTRSERSEPYLVAALAAAVPDVDTFVFRPLIELGYVSSIVWTHRGLTHSLLAGVVIVGLLSAFGPWRAAAIGFGSHVVFDMLSGGVRLFAPVDQTAYGVSLDWLLLNMVTSAFAVAVILGSLLGMKYDFERRVSLRFPKSTIERFRSQ from the coding sequence ATGGTCGCCACTGGGGTACACATCCTGCTCGGTCTGGCACTGGTTCTGCTCGTTACTCGGTCCGAACGATCGGAGCCGTATCTCGTCGCGGCGCTCGCCGCCGCCGTTCCCGACGTCGATACGTTCGTCTTTCGGCCGCTGATCGAACTCGGCTACGTCTCGAGCATCGTGTGGACGCATCGCGGGCTCACGCACTCGCTGCTGGCGGGGGTCGTCATAGTGGGTCTCCTCTCCGCGTTCGGTCCCTGGCGAGCAGCCGCGATCGGATTCGGATCGCACGTCGTTTTCGATATGCTGAGCGGCGGAGTCCGGTTGTTCGCACCTGTCGATCAGACGGCGTACGGGGTTTCGCTCGACTGGCTGCTCCTGAATATGGTCACGTCGGCCTTCGCGGTCGCCGTGATCCTCGGCAGTTTACTCGGCATGAAATACGATTTCGAGCGCCGCGTTTCCCTTCGATTCCCGAAGTCGACAATCGAGCGATTCCGTTCGCAATAG
- the pstC gene encoding phosphate ABC transporter permease subunit PstC — translation MSQPDFSHDASRTARGTAFRYLFMLCALLSILTTVAIILTLLIDAVDFFAQVSPAEFLTGTRWSPTNEPIAFGVLPLISGTLVITVGSAMVALPIGLLTAIYLSEYATDRQRSYLKPALEVLAGVPTVVYGYFALVYITPALDTFLPLSTFNGLSASIMVGIMIIPMVSSISEDAMSAVPDSLRQASYGLGATKFTVSTSVVVPAALSGIFSSFILALSRAIGETMIVAIAAGQTPRMVDLTDPAGMFLNSIQPMTSAMVQIGTGDIVGQGEAYKSLFAVGLTLFVITFVMNLISEFVASRYREVYR, via the coding sequence ATGAGCCAACCGGACTTCTCTCACGACGCGAGCCGCACGGCGCGGGGCACCGCCTTCCGTTATCTCTTCATGCTGTGTGCGCTGCTGTCGATCCTGACGACCGTCGCGATCATTCTGACGCTGCTGATCGACGCGGTCGACTTCTTCGCACAGGTCTCGCCCGCCGAATTCCTCACGGGCACGCGGTGGAGCCCCACGAACGAACCGATCGCCTTCGGCGTTCTCCCGCTGATTTCGGGGACGCTGGTCATCACCGTGGGCTCGGCGATGGTCGCGCTCCCGATCGGACTGCTGACCGCGATCTACCTGAGCGAGTACGCCACCGATCGCCAGCGTTCGTATCTCAAGCCGGCCCTCGAGGTGCTGGCGGGCGTTCCGACGGTCGTCTACGGTTACTTCGCGCTCGTCTACATCACGCCGGCGCTGGACACGTTCCTGCCGCTGTCGACGTTCAACGGGCTGTCGGCGTCGATCATGGTCGGCATCATGATCATCCCGATGGTCTCCTCGATCAGCGAGGACGCGATGAGCGCGGTGCCGGACTCGCTCCGCCAGGCCAGTTACGGGCTGGGGGCGACGAAGTTCACCGTCTCGACGTCCGTCGTCGTGCCGGCGGCGCTGTCCGGGATCTTCTCGTCGTTCATCCTCGCGCTCTCGCGGGCGATCGGCGAGACGATGATCGTCGCCATCGCGGCGGGACAGACGCCCCGGATGGTCGATCTGACCGATCCGGCGGGGATGTTCCTGAACTCGATCCAGCCGATGACCTCCGCGATGGTCCAGATCGGGACGGGCGACATCGTCGGGCAGGGCGAAGCGTACAAGAGCCTCTTCGCCGTCGGACTGACGCTGTTCGTCATCACCTTCGTCATGAACCTCATCAGTGAATTCGTCGCGTCGCGCTACCGGGAGGTGTACCGCTAA
- a CDS encoding aldo/keto reductase translates to MEYTHLGETGLEVSRLCLGCMNFGSDEPWMINDREQSRAVIQRALDLGITFFDTANVYSQGESEEILGEALADADRDRAELTVATKVYGPMHDGPNGQGLSRKHVFEQADASLERLGLDYVDLYQIHRWDDETPIEETLSALDALVEEGKVRYVGASTMPAWKFAKALYEADLNNRERFVSMQCEYNLVDRHEEANVLPLCADQRVGVLPWSPLAGGFLTGKYERDADPDEGRAASDEFMEKRFTEENWAVLEVVRDLADEKDTAPAQLSLAWLLHKGLVDAPIVGPRTIDHLEENVGALEVDLTDEEIERLEAPKTPVWNAEIGDV, encoded by the coding sequence ATGGAGTACACCCACCTCGGCGAGACGGGACTCGAGGTGTCCCGGCTCTGTCTCGGCTGTATGAACTTCGGCAGTGACGAGCCGTGGATGATAAACGACCGCGAGCAGTCCCGTGCGGTGATCCAGCGGGCGCTCGACCTCGGGATCACGTTCTTCGATACCGCGAACGTCTACTCCCAGGGTGAGAGCGAGGAGATCCTCGGCGAGGCGCTGGCCGACGCGGACCGCGACCGAGCGGAACTGACCGTCGCGACGAAGGTGTACGGCCCGATGCACGACGGCCCGAACGGACAGGGACTCTCCCGCAAGCACGTCTTCGAACAGGCCGACGCGAGCCTCGAGCGACTCGGGCTCGACTATGTCGACCTCTACCAGATCCACCGCTGGGACGACGAGACGCCGATCGAGGAGACCCTCTCGGCGCTCGACGCGCTCGTCGAGGAGGGGAAGGTCCGCTACGTCGGCGCGAGCACCATGCCCGCCTGGAAGTTCGCGAAGGCGCTGTACGAGGCCGACCTGAACAACCGCGAGCGGTTCGTCTCGATGCAGTGCGAGTACAACCTCGTCGACCGCCACGAGGAGGCCAACGTCCTGCCGCTCTGTGCCGACCAGCGCGTCGGCGTCCTCCCGTGGTCGCCGCTGGCCGGCGGCTTCCTGACGGGCAAGTACGAACGCGACGCGGATCCCGACGAGGGCCGCGCCGCGTCGGACGAATTTATGGAGAAACGCTTCACCGAGGAGAACTGGGCGGTGCTCGAGGTCGTCCGGGACCTCGCCGACGAGAAGGACACGGCGCCGGCGCAGCTCTCGCTGGCCTGGTTGTTGCACAAGGGTCTGGTCGACGCGCCGATCGTCGGCCCGCGGACGATCGATCACCTCGAGGAAAACGTCGGCGCGCTCGAGGTCGACCTGACTGACGAAGAGATCGAGCGGCTCGAGGCGCCGAAGACGCCGGTCTGGAACGCCGAGATCGGGGACGTCTGA
- the pstB gene encoding phosphate ABC transporter ATP-binding protein PstB, with the protein MTANGTQSVSTSDDSTARSVTSVTDDAPLGSPRVDDAVIEARDLDVYYGDDQALDGIHMDIPERKVTALIGPSGCGKSTFLRSINRMNDLIDVARVEGDLYFHGKNVYDDDVDPVALRRKIGMVFQSPNPFPKSIRDNVAYGLRVQGKDENVDEKVRTALERAALLEEVDGQLDSSGLDLSGGQQQRLCIARAIAPDPEVVLMDEPASALDPIATSKIEDLIEDLSEEYTVVIVTHNMQQAARISDKTAVFLTGGELVEFDDTEKIFENPESDRVEDYITGKFG; encoded by the coding sequence ATGACCGCGAACGGAACCCAATCCGTCTCGACGTCCGACGACAGTACCGCCCGTTCGGTCACGTCCGTAACCGACGACGCTCCCCTCGGATCACCGCGGGTCGACGACGCCGTCATCGAAGCGCGCGATCTGGACGTCTACTACGGCGACGACCAGGCGCTGGACGGTATCCACATGGACATCCCCGAGCGGAAGGTCACGGCGCTGATCGGACCGTCGGGCTGTGGAAAGTCGACGTTCCTGCGCTCGATCAACCGCATGAACGATCTGATAGACGTCGCCCGCGTCGAGGGCGACCTCTACTTCCACGGGAAGAACGTCTACGACGACGACGTCGACCCCGTCGCCTTACGCCGGAAAATCGGCATGGTCTTCCAGTCGCCTAACCCGTTCCCCAAATCGATCCGGGACAACGTCGCCTACGGGCTGCGGGTCCAGGGGAAAGACGAAAACGTCGACGAGAAGGTCCGAACAGCCCTCGAGCGAGCGGCCCTCCTCGAGGAGGTCGACGGTCAACTCGACTCGAGCGGACTGGATCTCTCTGGCGGTCAACAGCAGCGCCTCTGTATCGCCCGCGCGATCGCGCCCGATCCGGAGGTCGTGCTGATGGACGAGCCGGCGTCGGCGCTGGATCCGATCGCCACCTCGAAGATCGAGGACCTGATCGAGGACCTCTCCGAGGAGTACACGGTCGTCATCGTCACCCACAACATGCAACAGGCGGCTCGGATTTCGGACAAAACGGCGGTCTTCCTCACCGGCGGGGAACTCGTCGAGTTCGACGACACCGAGAAGATCTTCGAGAACCCCGAAAGCGACCGCGTCGAGGACTACATCACCGGCAAGTTCGGGTGA